In one window of Henckelia pumila isolate YLH828 chromosome 1, ASM3356847v2, whole genome shotgun sequence DNA:
- the LOC140875042 gene encoding BEL1-like homeodomain protein 11 isoform X2 has translation MVSEDSPSDSNSSIMHQFIISNSIADQNQFANQHFDAYGTDSVSNHIHYAQSLPLSIQCLGERISRSVDLHTSQLSDESDVSHGTRLMDLLGTSNEAAHQAQRLSLSLGSVSCRQIDPCYLNTAFDRMMNDYSFVRNGLISPSSGSQNQSGSTSHGIESFSAAIGISKYLKPAQSLLEEMVGVGGKHIDASNQKYVEKLSHGSLKGSFGLASEIKAEFFRNELLSEKHGAFVSLLKLLALLDEVERRYEEYYHHMEELVSSFEVIAGLGAGKSYTALALQAMSKHFCSLRKAILSQIRVSKRKIEKEMPRISARLSQMSLFDQEPRHNRVPLQQIIQNSRQAWRPIRGLPENSVMILRAWLFEHFLHPYPNESEKLMLASQTGLSKNQISNWFINARVRLWKPMIEEMYKEEFAESSTESDQVLTSSCTTREGAGDSAEEFS, from the exons ATGGTTTCAGAAGATTCACCTTCAGACTCGAACTCTAGTATTATGCACCAGTTCATCATCTCAAACTCCATAGCTGATCAAAATCAGTTTGCGAACCAGCACTTTGATGCTTATGGAACAGATTCCGTTTCCAATCATATCCACTATGCTCAGTCTCTACCTCTAAGCATTCAATGCCTTGGTGAAAGAATTTCGAGATCCGTAGACCTTCATACCTCTCAGTTATCGGATGAATCTGATGTTAGCCATGGAACAAGGCTAATGGATCTTCTTGGAACGTCAAATGAAGCAGCACACCAAGCTCAGAGGCTCTCGCTTTCTTTAGGCTCCGTTTCTTGCCGACAAATCGATCCATGTTACCTAAACACAGCATTTGATCGAATGATGAACGATTACTCTTTTGTGAGAAATGGTTTAATTAGCCCATCGTCAGGTTCTCAAAATCAATCTGGCTCGACATCCCATGGGATTGAATCATTTTCCGCAGCGATCGGAATCTCAAAGTACTTGAAACCAGCTCAGTCTCTTCTTGAAGAAATGGTTGGGGTTGGAGGCAAGCACATTGATGCTAGTAACCAGAAATATGTGGAGAAATTATCCCACGGCAGCCTCAAAGGATCTTTCGGGTTAGCTTCAGAGATTAAAGCCGAGTTTTTCAGGAATGAATTGCTGTCTGAGAAGCATGGAGCTTTCGTTAGTCTTTTAAAGCTTCTTGCTTTACTGGATGAG GTGGAGAGAAGATATGAAGAATACTATCATCACATGGAGGAATTGGTGTCATCATTTGAAGTGATTGCTGGTTTAGGAGCTGGGAAATCTTACACTGCTCTTGCACTACAAGCCATGTCCAAACACTTCTGCAGTCTAAGAAAAGCGATATTGTCTCAAATTCGAGTTTCGAAGCGAAAGATCGAAAAGGAGATGCCTAGAATCAGTGCGAGACTATCCCAAATGAGCTTGTTTGATCAAGAACCTAGACACAACCGGGTTCCACTCCAACAGATCATACAGAATTCGCGTCAAGCTTGGAGGCCGATTCGAGGATTGCCAGAAAACTCTGTGATGATTCTTCGTGCTTGGCTTTTCGAACACTTTCTACACCC GTATCCTAATGAATCCGAAAAGCTTATGTTAGCATCACAGACAGGCCTGTCAAAGAACCAA ATTTCGAATTGGTTCATAAATGCCCGAGTCCGGCTGTGGAAGCCGATGATCGAAGAAATGTACAAGGAGGAATTTGCGGAGTCTTCCACTGAATCCGATCAAGTGTTAACGAGCAGCTGCACAACAAGAGAGGGAGCAGGAGATTCCGCGGAGGAATTTAGCTGA
- the LOC140875042 gene encoding BEL1-like homeodomain protein 11 isoform X1 produces MSISPFSQRRVKMVSEDSPSDSNSSIMHQFIISNSIADQNQFANQHFDAYGTDSVSNHIHYAQSLPLSIQCLGERISRSVDLHTSQLSDESDVSHGTRLMDLLGTSNEAAHQAQRLSLSLGSVSCRQIDPCYLNTAFDRMMNDYSFVRNGLISPSSGSQNQSGSTSHGIESFSAAIGISKYLKPAQSLLEEMVGVGGKHIDASNQKYVEKLSHGSLKGSFGLASEIKAEFFRNELLSEKHGAFVSLLKLLALLDEVERRYEEYYHHMEELVSSFEVIAGLGAGKSYTALALQAMSKHFCSLRKAILSQIRVSKRKIEKEMPRISARLSQMSLFDQEPRHNRVPLQQIIQNSRQAWRPIRGLPENSVMILRAWLFEHFLHPYPNESEKLMLASQTGLSKNQISNWFINARVRLWKPMIEEMYKEEFAESSTESDQVLTSSCTTREGAGDSAEEFS; encoded by the exons ATGTCGATTTCACCATTTTCACAGAG AAGGGTGAAAATGGTTTCAGAAGATTCACCTTCAGACTCGAACTCTAGTATTATGCACCAGTTCATCATCTCAAACTCCATAGCTGATCAAAATCAGTTTGCGAACCAGCACTTTGATGCTTATGGAACAGATTCCGTTTCCAATCATATCCACTATGCTCAGTCTCTACCTCTAAGCATTCAATGCCTTGGTGAAAGAATTTCGAGATCCGTAGACCTTCATACCTCTCAGTTATCGGATGAATCTGATGTTAGCCATGGAACAAGGCTAATGGATCTTCTTGGAACGTCAAATGAAGCAGCACACCAAGCTCAGAGGCTCTCGCTTTCTTTAGGCTCCGTTTCTTGCCGACAAATCGATCCATGTTACCTAAACACAGCATTTGATCGAATGATGAACGATTACTCTTTTGTGAGAAATGGTTTAATTAGCCCATCGTCAGGTTCTCAAAATCAATCTGGCTCGACATCCCATGGGATTGAATCATTTTCCGCAGCGATCGGAATCTCAAAGTACTTGAAACCAGCTCAGTCTCTTCTTGAAGAAATGGTTGGGGTTGGAGGCAAGCACATTGATGCTAGTAACCAGAAATATGTGGAGAAATTATCCCACGGCAGCCTCAAAGGATCTTTCGGGTTAGCTTCAGAGATTAAAGCCGAGTTTTTCAGGAATGAATTGCTGTCTGAGAAGCATGGAGCTTTCGTTAGTCTTTTAAAGCTTCTTGCTTTACTGGATGAG GTGGAGAGAAGATATGAAGAATACTATCATCACATGGAGGAATTGGTGTCATCATTTGAAGTGATTGCTGGTTTAGGAGCTGGGAAATCTTACACTGCTCTTGCACTACAAGCCATGTCCAAACACTTCTGCAGTCTAAGAAAAGCGATATTGTCTCAAATTCGAGTTTCGAAGCGAAAGATCGAAAAGGAGATGCCTAGAATCAGTGCGAGACTATCCCAAATGAGCTTGTTTGATCAAGAACCTAGACACAACCGGGTTCCACTCCAACAGATCATACAGAATTCGCGTCAAGCTTGGAGGCCGATTCGAGGATTGCCAGAAAACTCTGTGATGATTCTTCGTGCTTGGCTTTTCGAACACTTTCTACACCC GTATCCTAATGAATCCGAAAAGCTTATGTTAGCATCACAGACAGGCCTGTCAAAGAACCAA ATTTCGAATTGGTTCATAAATGCCCGAGTCCGGCTGTGGAAGCCGATGATCGAAGAAATGTACAAGGAGGAATTTGCGGAGTCTTCCACTGAATCCGATCAAGTGTTAACGAGCAGCTGCACAACAAGAGAGGGAGCAGGAGATTCCGCGGAGGAATTTAGCTGA
- the LOC140865967 gene encoding LOW QUALITY PROTEIN: jacalin-related lectin 3 (The sequence of the model RefSeq protein was modified relative to this genomic sequence to represent the inferred CDS: deleted 1 base in 1 codon; substituted 2 bases at 2 genomic stop codons) — MGNASYRYWGLGRIGGLDGIHWDDGLQSTVRQFQIGVNVDSRSIEYHKNGTSEPIQAPTDSIKEPKNENVGIVSIQACYEQKGQYIWGSKNGGTGAFNSDKVIIDYPSEILTQIAGYHGPAVSLCPEVIKSLTFRTTKGIYGPFGEEKGRFFLVLLREGSVIIGFCGRKGLLIDAIGVHGLEGKAQITVPCLELAEKKETSDIANFTGLKQIILTKTDVICCMGIEYDRNEQSVXSVKHAIAASTDKLQFRCEIEXPYEVLTCISGYYCPIRKDHKIIQAIRSLSFYTSRGKYGPLEEETGRLFSSGTTENMVVGFHGRSKMYFDAIFGVHMQHWLGHQTPIKPILG, encoded by the exons ATGGGAAATGCATCATATCGATATTGGGGCTTGGGGAGGATCGGAGGGCTAGATGGAATTCATTGGGACGATGGCCTACAGTCAACAGTAAGGCAATTCCAGATTGGTGTCAATGTAGACTCGAGAAGTATTGAGTATCATAAAAATGGAACCTCAGAGCCTATTCAAGCACCAACTGATTCGATTAAAGAACCCAAGAATGAG AATGTGGGGATTGTTTCGATTCAAGCTTGTTATGAACAAAAGGGGCAGTATATCTGGGGAAGCAAGAATGGCGGCACAGGAGCATTCAACTCTGATAAGGTGATTA TTGATTATCCATCAGAAATCTTGACTCAAATTGCAGGCTATCATGGTCCCGCGGTCTCATTGTGTCCAGAGGTGATAAAATCACTAACTTTTCGCACAACAAAGGGAATATACGGTCCATTTGGAGAAGAAAAAGGTCGGTTTTTTCTGGTCCTA TTAAGGGAAGGATCTGTGATTATTGGATTCTGTGGGAGGAAAGGATTGCTTATCGATGCAATTGGCGTCCATGGGCTCGAAGGGAAAGCTCAAATTACAGTTCCTTGCTTAGAACTGGCAGAAAAA AAAGAAA CATCGGATATTGCTAA TTTCACAGGTCTTAAACAGATCATTTTAACAAAAACAGATGTCATTTGCTGTATGGGAATCGAGTATGATCGAAATGAGCAATCTGTTTAGTCGGTTAAGCACGCGATTGCAGCATCAACGGACAAGCTACAATTCAGGT GTGAAATTGAGTAACCTTATGAAGTTCTAACTTGCATAAGTGGATATTACTGTCCCATTAGAAAAGATCACAAAATAATACAAGCAATCAGATCCTTGAGTTTTTATACTAGTAGAGGGAAATATGGTCCACTCGAGGAGGAAACCGGTAGGCTTTTTTCATCGGGGACTACTGAAAATATGGTGGTTGGGTTTCATGGTAGAAGCAAAATGTATTTTGATGCAATATTTGGGGTTCATATGCAACACTGGTTGGGACATCAGACACCAATTAAACCAATACTGGGTTGA
- the LOC140885228 gene encoding uncharacterized protein — protein MALPQFLHSTTSSSSYAISRKPCLNPVYHLEPTYSFPAQPRRRRHGRRKPESLCCSASSFSEKHHTNSPKSDDVVELPLFPLPLVLFPGAILPLQIFEFRYRIMMHTLLQTDLRFGVIYTDAATGTADVGCVGEVIKHERLVDDRFFLICKGQERFRVTKLVRTKPYLVAEVTWLEDRPSGEVEDLDALASEVELYMKDVIRLSNRLNGKPEKEVQDLRRNLFPTPFSFFVGSTFEGAPREQQALLELEDTAMRLKREKETLRNTLNYLTAASAVKDVFPST, from the coding sequence ATGGCTCTGCCGCAGTTCTTGCATTCCACTACTTCTTCCTCTTCCTATGCTATTTCTCGCAAGCCCTGCTTAAACCCTGTTTATCATCTGGAACCCACTTATAGTTTTCCCGCTCAGCCCCGCCGCCGCCGTCACGGGAGGCGGAAACCCGAATCGCTGTGCTGCTCGGCCTCGTCGTTCTCGGAGAAACATCACACCAACTCCCCGAAATCCGATGATGTAGTTGAGTTGCCGCTCTTCCCTCTTCCCCTTGTTCTGTTTCCGGGCGCTATCCTTCCCCTCCAAATCTTCGAGTTTCGTTACCGCATAATGATGCACACGCTCCTCCAAACCGACCTCCGATTCGGCGTCATCTACACCGACGCTGCCACGGGCACCGCCGACGTGGGCTGCGTCGGGGAAGTGATAAAACATGAGCGCCTGGTCGACGACCGGTTCTTCTTGATATGCAAGGGGCAGGAACGTTTCCGGGTCACCAAATTAGTCCGCACCAAGCCCTATTTGGTGGCGGAAGTGACATGGCTCGAGGACCGCCCCTCCGGTGAGGTGGAGGATTTGGACGCATTGGCTAGTGAAGTAGAGCTGTATATGAAAGATGTGATTAGGTTGTCGAATAGGCTGAATGGGAAGCCTGAGAAGGAGGTTCAAGATTTGAGGAGGAATCTTTTTCCGACTCCATTCTCGTTCTTTGTCGGAAGTACCTTCGAAGGCGCGCCAAGGGAGCAGCAGGCATTGCTGGAATTGGAGGATACTGCGATGAGGTTGAAAAGGGAGAAGGAGACGCTGAGGAACACATTGAATTACTTGACCGCTGCATCGGCTGTTAAGGATGTTTTTCCATCCACATAA
- the LOC140885246 gene encoding uncharacterized protein isoform X2, whose protein sequence is MDADPRQYENIVLNEKDIHKVVLSYLVHNCFKDTVDSFIACTGMKQPMGHLEDMEKRKRIFHFALDGSASKAIELTEEFAPGLLEENKDLHFDLLSLHFVELVCSRNCAEALGFAQTKLTPFGKEQKYVEKLEDFMALLAYEEPEKSPMFHLLSMDYRQHIADCLNRTILAHTKLPSYSAMERLIQQTTVAKQCLDQESGKV, encoded by the exons ATGGATGCTGATCCGCGGCAATACGAGAACATT GTTTTGAATGAAAAAGACATCCATAAGGTCGTTCTATCATATCTTGTGCACAATTGCTTCAAAGATACGGTGGATTCGTTCATTGCTTGTACTGGGATGAAGCAGCCTATGGGTCATCTTGAGGACATGGAGAAAAGGAAAA GAATCTTCCACTTTGCATTGGATGGCAGTGCATCAAAAGCAATAGAATTGACTGAAGAATTTGCTCCTGGTTTGTTGGAGGAAAACAAGGATTTGCATTTTGATCTTTTGAGCCTTCATTTTGTTGAACTTGTGTGCTCTAGAAATTG TGCCGAAGCTCTGGGATTTGCCCAAACCAAGTTGACTCCTTTTGGGAAAGAACAGAAATACGTCGAAAAGCTTGAA GACTTTATGGCTCTGCTTGCTTATGAAGAACCAGAGAAGTCCCCGATGTTTCATCTTCTCAGCATGGACTACAGACAACATATTGCAGATTGTTTAAACAGGACAATTCTTG CACATACTAAGTTGCCTAGCTATTCAGCAATGGAAAGACTAATCCAGCAGACAACAGTTGCCAAACAGTGCTTGGATCAAGAATCTGGCAAGGTTTGA
- the LOC140885246 gene encoding uncharacterized protein isoform X1, translated as MDADPRQYENIVLNEKDIHKVVLSYLVHNCFKDTVDSFIACTGMKQPMGHLEDMEKRKRIFHFALDGSASKAIELTEEFAPGLLEENKDLHFDLLSLHFVELVCSRNCAEALGFAQTKLTPFGKEQKYVEKLEDFMALLAYEEPEKSPMFHLLSMDYRQHIADCLNRTILAHTKLPSYSAMERLIQQTTVAKQCLDQESGKDGHQPFSLKDFLKS; from the exons ATGGATGCTGATCCGCGGCAATACGAGAACATT GTTTTGAATGAAAAAGACATCCATAAGGTCGTTCTATCATATCTTGTGCACAATTGCTTCAAAGATACGGTGGATTCGTTCATTGCTTGTACTGGGATGAAGCAGCCTATGGGTCATCTTGAGGACATGGAGAAAAGGAAAA GAATCTTCCACTTTGCATTGGATGGCAGTGCATCAAAAGCAATAGAATTGACTGAAGAATTTGCTCCTGGTTTGTTGGAGGAAAACAAGGATTTGCATTTTGATCTTTTGAGCCTTCATTTTGTTGAACTTGTGTGCTCTAGAAATTG TGCCGAAGCTCTGGGATTTGCCCAAACCAAGTTGACTCCTTTTGGGAAAGAACAGAAATACGTCGAAAAGCTTGAA GACTTTATGGCTCTGCTTGCTTATGAAGAACCAGAGAAGTCCCCGATGTTTCATCTTCTCAGCATGGACTACAGACAACATATTGCAGATTGTTTAAACAGGACAATTCTTG CACATACTAAGTTGCCTAGCTATTCAGCAATGGAAAGACTAATCCAGCAGACAACAGTTGCCAAACAGTGCTTGGATCAAGAATCTGGCAAG GATGGGCATCAACCCTTCTCTTTGAAGGACTTTCTCAAGAGCTAG